The Lacrimispora xylanolytica genome has a segment encoding these proteins:
- a CDS encoding FAD-dependent oxidoreductase, with protein sequence MWLTINDKQIEANEGMSVLNAALGAGIYIPHLCGHPDLEAVGGCRLCSVEIEGMNQAVPSCMIKVQEGMKVTVNGPKAEKTRKTAMELILATHPADCTGCPKYGKCELQSMYQYLGVGPERWKKKTRTVPTDESNPLIRHLFTRCVRCGRCVRACRELRGVKVLDFQTTEEGVRIGTDGNISLIEAGCKFCGACIEVCPTGSIMDALGQISEDVSYGEHVVPCRTACPAHTDIPRYLRYIKEGDYEKATSVIREKLPFPETLGCICNHVCETACKRNELGEPLSICKLKRAAAASHSDKWKKNRKSAAPTGKKAAIIGAGPAGLTAAYYLAKKGHEVTVFEANEKAGGQCRYGIPSYRLPDEVLDREISDILEVGVRLKVNTTSEAPEVLLKQGYDTVLIAIGTHKGILLPLEGNKLSGVILNTDFLKNARRDQIGDLGKKVMVLGGGNVAYDCARTALRLGAEEVHIACLESKNNMTADAEEIKEGKDEGIILHSGYSFLRITGNTKVQGVELQKVDQFYFDENRKAVIKLVEGSQEIIPVDHVIFAVGQAPDGTNTLGVELNHGSYVKVNSSFSTSVSGVFGAGDVVTGTKSVIEAIAAGRQSAIEMDRYLGGDGDISEELLKKEMADPFLGRTEGFGNLERLTPSRLEPQERKKSFAAVEQPFTCGEASCEAGRCLQCDLRLNITNPKLWNEY encoded by the coding sequence ATGTGGTTAACAATTAATGATAAGCAGATAGAGGCAAACGAAGGAATGTCTGTCTTAAATGCTGCTTTGGGGGCAGGAATATACATTCCACATCTTTGCGGACATCCTGATTTGGAGGCTGTAGGTGGATGCCGTCTGTGTTCGGTAGAAATTGAGGGCATGAATCAGGCAGTTCCTTCCTGTATGATAAAAGTGCAGGAGGGGATGAAGGTTACTGTTAATGGACCCAAAGCAGAAAAAACCAGAAAGACGGCAATGGAACTGATCCTTGCAACCCATCCGGCAGACTGTACCGGATGTCCAAAGTATGGAAAATGTGAATTGCAGTCCATGTATCAATATCTGGGTGTGGGTCCTGAGCGGTGGAAAAAGAAGACCAGAACAGTTCCAACCGATGAGAGCAATCCCCTGATCAGGCATTTGTTTACCAGATGCGTCCGTTGCGGACGCTGTGTGCGTGCCTGTCGGGAGCTTCGTGGCGTGAAGGTGCTGGATTTCCAAACAACCGAGGAAGGGGTTCGTATCGGAACTGACGGTAACATCTCTTTAATAGAAGCAGGGTGTAAATTTTGTGGGGCCTGTATTGAAGTTTGCCCTACCGGTTCCATTATGGATGCCTTGGGACAGATAAGCGAAGACGTGTCTTACGGGGAGCACGTGGTTCCTTGCAGGACGGCATGTCCAGCGCACACAGACATTCCCAGGTACTTGAGGTACATAAAAGAGGGAGATTATGAAAAAGCAACGTCCGTCATCCGAGAAAAACTTCCTTTTCCGGAAACACTGGGTTGTATCTGCAATCACGTATGTGAAACAGCCTGTAAGCGCAATGAACTTGGAGAGCCTCTGTCTATCTGTAAGTTAAAAAGAGCCGCTGCTGCCTCACATTCTGATAAATGGAAGAAAAACAGAAAGAGTGCAGCTCCTACAGGAAAAAAGGCAGCCATTATCGGAGCCGGTCCGGCTGGTCTGACAGCGGCCTATTATCTGGCAAAGAAAGGCCATGAGGTAACCGTTTTTGAGGCCAATGAAAAAGCGGGGGGACAGTGTCGTTATGGCATCCCCTCCTACCGGCTGCCAGATGAGGTTCTGGACCGTGAGATTAGTGATATCCTGGAAGTAGGCGTCAGGCTCAAGGTAAATACTACGTCAGAAGCACCAGAAGTTCTTTTAAAACAGGGATATGATACGGTTTTGATTGCAATTGGTACCCATAAGGGTATCTTGCTGCCTCTGGAGGGAAATAAGCTTTCCGGAGTCATTCTTAATACGGATTTCCTAAAAAATGCACGAAGAGACCAGATTGGTGATCTTGGTAAAAAAGTGATGGTGCTGGGCGGTGGAAATGTTGCTTATGACTGCGCAAGAACAGCCCTTCGCCTGGGAGCAGAAGAGGTGCATATTGCTTGCCTGGAAAGCAAGAATAACATGACTGCGGATGCAGAAGAAATCAAGGAGGGAAAGGACGAAGGAATCATTCTTCATTCCGGCTATTCGTTTCTTCGCATTACAGGAAATACAAAGGTACAGGGCGTAGAGCTTCAAAAAGTAGATCAGTTTTATTTTGATGAAAACAGAAAAGCCGTGATAAAACTTGTAGAGGGGTCCCAGGAAATCATTCCTGTGGATCATGTGATTTTTGCTGTGGGACAGGCTCCTGATGGGACGAATACGTTGGGAGTCGAGCTGAATCACGGTTCCTATGTAAAGGTAAACAGCTCATTTTCTACCAGCGTGTCCGGAGTTTTTGGGGCCGGTGATGTGGTAACGGGAACAAAATCTGTGATAGAAGCAATTGCAGCCGGGAGACAATCTGCCATAGAGATGGACCGTTATCTTGGTGGGGACGGAGATATCTCAGAAGAACTGCTTAAAAAGGAAATGGCGGATCCGTTTCTTGGAAGAACGGAAGGTTTTGGAAACTTAGAACGGCTCACCCCTTCTCGATTGGAACCTCAGGAGCGGAAAAAAAGCTTTGCTGCAGTGGAGCAACCCTTTACCTGTGGAGAAGCATCATGCGAGGCCGGACGCTGCCTGCAATGTGATCTTAGACTGAATATAACAAATCCAAAGCTTTGGAACGAATATTAG
- a CDS encoding NADH-ubiquinone oxidoreductase-F iron-sulfur binding region domain-containing protein has translation MMDIIICNAVPAYHEAPVSPKLLKENKENIVKALLREPANIHYLIVPKDGWGWDKPEGLTIIEASHKSGFTYGNLFALKKVSEGEKPIPLCRNDAFTVGECMVVTVEELLNAGKKNVYVGGKAENKGILDFGRITTPAEILASSGVQGNFKAMYFGHPMGIFINETMLNQPMELTTDYIEILNETDCMLDFLLKTADRYGKEACGRCLFGHEGVFQIRMFLTDMTLKKGKISDLDLMLELCHEMQQQSLCEAGVSIANTVESALEHFKSEIEEHITRKSCKAGVCQKFLTFHILPDLCTGCNECSDVCEDDAILGKKKFIHIIDQEECSGCGDCIDACEEKAIIIAGAVKPKCPKKPIPCKN, from the coding sequence ATGATGGATATAATTATTTGCAATGCAGTGCCGGCTTATCATGAGGCACCTGTTTCTCCTAAGCTTTTAAAAGAAAATAAAGAAAATATTGTAAAAGCGTTGTTAAGGGAACCTGCCAATATTCATTACCTGATAGTACCAAAAGACGGTTGGGGCTGGGATAAACCTGAGGGCCTGACAATTATCGAGGCCAGTCATAAATCCGGTTTTACTTATGGAAATTTATTTGCCTTAAAAAAGGTATCAGAGGGAGAAAAACCCATTCCACTATGCCGTAACGATGCATTTACGGTGGGGGAATGCATGGTGGTAACGGTTGAAGAATTGCTAAATGCCGGGAAAAAGAACGTATACGTTGGAGGTAAGGCAGAGAATAAGGGGATTCTTGATTTTGGAAGGATAACAACTCCGGCAGAAATACTGGCTTCCTCTGGTGTACAGGGGAATTTTAAGGCAATGTACTTCGGTCATCCAATGGGAATCTTTATCAATGAAACCATGTTGAATCAACCCATGGAACTAACCACGGATTATATTGAAATTCTGAACGAGACAGATTGCATGCTGGATTTTCTTCTTAAGACCGCAGACAGATACGGAAAAGAAGCTTGTGGAAGATGTTTATTTGGTCATGAAGGTGTATTTCAGATACGCATGTTTTTAACGGATATGACCTTAAAAAAAGGGAAAATATCCGATCTGGACCTAATGTTAGAATTATGCCATGAGATGCAGCAGCAGTCTCTGTGTGAGGCGGGTGTTTCCATTGCCAATACGGTGGAGAGTGCTCTTGAGCATTTCAAAAGTGAGATAGAAGAACATATCACAAGGAAAAGCTGTAAAGCAGGAGTGTGCCAGAAGTTTTTAACGTTTCATATTCTGCCTGATCTGTGTACTGGCTGTAATGAATGCTCGGATGTTTGTGAGGATGATGCCATTCTTGGGAAAAAGAAATTTATCCATATCATCGACCAGGAAGAATGCTCCGGGTGTGGTGATTGCATAGATGCCTGTGAGGAGAAAGCAATTATAATAGCGGGAGCAGTTAAACCCAAATGCCCTAAAAAGCCAATACCATGTAAAAATTAA
- a CDS encoding flavodoxin family protein, whose product MSVKILGVSTGRKNSNCDILLKEALLACQEEGADVTMINLRDYNIIDCTGCTSCTIGMSQGKNTGCVLDEKDDKKRIMEVLLKADGVIFAAPTYDLQACSVFAKFAQRSLSYENAFLESIGAIEHKDRVSALIAVGGSTRSWQSMALESMQAAMFTSDFKVVDMYLATRVPAPAQCLLHDDMLERMVQMGKNIMTAIQTPVEERKWLGEEDMGWCPNCHSNALILGEVQWDGLHFPVECQVCGAGGTLEKAEGGKWKFVIQENGLIRDRTTLEGRGHHLEEIIHTQGGFFSDPEKRKIAKEKLEKYKSLNFKTI is encoded by the coding sequence ATGTCAGTAAAAATTTTAGGAGTCAGTACGGGGCGTAAAAACAGCAATTGTGATATTTTGTTAAAGGAGGCACTTCTTGCATGTCAGGAGGAGGGAGCCGATGTTACAATGATCAATTTGAGAGATTACAACATCATAGATTGTACCGGATGCACTTCATGTACTATAGGCATGTCACAAGGAAAAAACACGGGATGTGTACTAGATGAAAAGGACGATAAGAAGAGAATTATGGAAGTGCTGTTAAAAGCTGACGGTGTTATTTTTGCAGCTCCCACCTATGACTTACAAGCCTGTTCCGTATTTGCAAAGTTTGCCCAGAGAAGCTTAAGCTATGAGAACGCATTTCTTGAGTCCATTGGAGCAATCGAGCACAAGGACAGAGTCAGCGCTTTGATCGCTGTAGGGGGGTCTACCCGTTCCTGGCAGTCCATGGCGCTGGAATCCATGCAGGCAGCAATGTTCACTTCGGACTTTAAAGTTGTAGATATGTATCTCGCGACCAGAGTGCCAGCTCCGGCTCAATGTCTCCTTCATGACGATATGTTAGAACGGATGGTGCAAATGGGTAAAAACATCATGACTGCAATCCAGACTCCTGTGGAAGAGCGCAAATGGCTGGGAGAGGAAGACATGGGTTGGTGTCCGAATTGCCATTCCAATGCGCTGATTTTGGGAGAGGTGCAGTGGGATGGACTCCATTTTCCCGTCGAATGCCAGGTATGCGGTGCCGGTGGAACCCTTGAAAAAGCAGAGGGTGGAAAGTGGAAATTTGTAATTCAGGAAAATGGGCTTATCAGAGACCGCACCACACTGGAAGGCAGAGGACATCATTTGGAAGAAATTATCCATACACAGGGTGGGTTCTTCTCTGATCCAGAGAAACGTAAAATCGCCAAAGAAAAGTTAGAAAAATACAAAAGCTTAAATTTTAAAACGATATAA
- a CDS encoding amidohydrolase family protein, giving the protein MNHNVWEDGFFKIDPECHIIGDMGPVNHFPGVQMWWRAIDGIMRPTLQGAPDHLLNMIEPWEMTKSTDPENILRAMDKYGVDVACLLPESMMDTTGYSSRWCTNGDAWKAVQTHPDRFIIEPNLSPIKQRGVKNAIWEMEYWMEKGAKIFKYYSPEDTYINDPELWPFYKRAEELGAVLCMHTGFSWVPPGKSKYCHPTQLDDVARDFPQLKIVAFHMGYPYSDALNMVALGHPNVYLCLSLLVPWALTAPYKFAHILGEAIRFVGPDRIIWGTDSAGYGAQIGAASVGLLDFQIPEELQWKYGYLPLTDEDKRKIFGGNLGKLLGIDTTKRRGG; this is encoded by the coding sequence ATGAATCACAATGTATGGGAAGACGGCTTCTTTAAAATTGATCCAGAATGCCATATCATCGGCGATATGGGCCCTGTGAACCATTTCCCCGGCGTTCAGATGTGGTGGCGCGCCATTGATGGCATTATGCGACCAACCTTACAGGGTGCACCGGATCATCTTCTGAATATGATCGAGCCGTGGGAGATGACAAAGAGTACAGATCCTGAGAATATACTTCGGGCTATGGATAAGTATGGAGTTGATGTTGCATGTCTGCTGCCGGAGTCCATGATGGATACGACGGGATATTCCAGCCGCTGGTGCACCAACGGTGATGCGTGGAAGGCAGTACAGACTCACCCTGACCGTTTCATTATCGAGCCAAACCTATCACCCATTAAGCAGCGGGGGGTTAAAAATGCCATATGGGAGATGGAATACTGGATGGAGAAAGGGGCTAAGATTTTTAAATATTATTCCCCTGAGGATACATATATTAACGATCCAGAGCTGTGGCCATTTTACAAACGTGCCGAGGAATTGGGGGCGGTTCTGTGCATGCATACCGGATTTTCCTGGGTTCCGCCGGGAAAGAGCAAATACTGCCACCCCACACAGCTTGATGATGTTGCAAGAGATTTCCCGCAACTTAAAATTGTAGCATTTCACATGGGATATCCCTATTCCGATGCGCTTAACATGGTAGCGCTTGGTCATCCCAATGTCTATTTGTGCCTGAGTCTGCTTGTACCATGGGCGCTGACTGCTCCGTATAAGTTCGCCCATATTCTTGGAGAGGCAATTCGCTTTGTGGGTCCTGACCGAATCATCTGGGGAACAGACAGTGCCGGTTACGGTGCTCAGATCGGTGCGGCATCCGTGGGACTGTTGGATTTCCAGATACCAGAGGAGCTTCAGTGGAAATATGGTTATCTGCCGCTTACAGACGAGGATAAACGTAAAATTTTTGGGGGTAATCTGGGAAAGCTTTTAGGAATTGATACGACCAAACGGCGAGGTGGCTGA
- a CDS encoding NADH:flavin oxidoreductase, producing MSTDVLFEPIQIGNVELKNRIAMSPMNMGYTGPEGYASEQSNAWYAARARGGFGLIITECVVANPFPWRGSDSLNPLLVDSQKKYRQLSQMAEVIHSYKGAKVFIQVSPGWGRQGHPDENGIASGAPSPVPLAIDLRNITKGWFRQFTRITKQAGISFPPEIWDYDKIKSLSDDEYEAIKPLILKMFQEKAPEYYHIICGHTPRELTIHEIEQLEDFMVEAVCACYDLGYDGVELHTPHGYLLHQFLSGRSNQRADFYGGSIENRGRVVTNIIERVRKKVGPDKVLGCRLSGDELMPEGLTHEEACAFVKLFTEAGANYFNVSQGGYENLGAGFAPDGEDDFTKWAPGFKTASGGLPIITPSFTNPETAAKAIASGKTDIISLGRQSIADPCWPAKVKEGRESDIVKCVRCQQCYMNLFENRWIRCSVNPTAGFEKYYPDLWKKDGLMDVKAQKFMEKSKNLPLI from the coding sequence ATGAGCACTGATGTATTATTTGAACCAATTCAGATTGGTAACGTTGAACTCAAAAACCGTATTGCCATGTCCCCCATGAACATGGGCTATACAGGGCCGGAAGGATATGCCAGCGAACAGTCTAATGCCTGGTATGCGGCTCGGGCAAGGGGCGGATTTGGTCTGATTATCACCGAATGTGTGGTAGCAAATCCCTTTCCATGGCGGGGCAGTGACAGCCTGAATCCGCTGCTTGTGGACAGTCAGAAGAAATACCGTCAGCTTAGCCAGATGGCGGAGGTCATCCATTCCTATAAGGGGGCAAAGGTATTCATTCAGGTTTCTCCCGGTTGGGGACGGCAGGGACACCCAGATGAAAATGGCATTGCTTCAGGCGCCCCAAGTCCAGTGCCTCTTGCCATTGACTTACGTAACATCACCAAAGGCTGGTTTCGGCAATTTACCCGTATTACGAAACAGGCTGGAATCTCATTTCCTCCGGAAATTTGGGATTACGATAAAATCAAAAGCTTAAGCGATGACGAATACGAAGCAATCAAACCTCTTATCCTTAAGATGTTTCAGGAAAAGGCACCGGAATATTACCACATTATCTGTGGACATACCCCTCGTGAACTGACGATACATGAGATTGAACAGCTTGAGGACTTTATGGTGGAAGCGGTGTGCGCATGCTACGATCTTGGCTACGATGGTGTGGAGCTTCACACCCCTCACGGGTATCTGCTGCATCAGTTCTTGTCAGGCCGTTCCAATCAGAGAGCCGACTTCTATGGCGGAAGTATAGAAAACCGCGGCCGTGTTGTCACAAACATAATAGAGCGTGTGCGTAAGAAAGTTGGCCCTGATAAGGTGTTAGGATGTCGTTTGTCTGGTGACGAGTTAATGCCAGAGGGGCTGACCCATGAGGAAGCGTGCGCATTTGTTAAGCTGTTTACGGAGGCAGGAGCTAATTATTTCAATGTATCTCAGGGCGGATATGAAAATCTGGGCGCTGGCTTTGCCCCGGATGGGGAAGATGACTTTACAAAATGGGCGCCAGGGTTTAAAACAGCATCCGGCGGACTTCCCATAATAACTCCAAGCTTTACGAATCCTGAAACAGCTGCAAAGGCGATTGCCTCCGGAAAAACTGACATCATATCCTTGGGACGTCAATCCATCGCCGATCCCTGCTGGCCTGCAAAGGTGAAAGAAGGCCGTGAAAGTGATATTGTCAAATGTGTACGCTGTCAGCAGTGCTACATGAACCTGTTTGAAAACCGATGGATTCGCTGCTCCGTCAATCCGACGGCTGGTTTTGAGAAGTATTATCCAGACCTTTGGAAAAAAGATGGTCTCATGGATGTCAAAGCCCAGAAGTTTATGGAAAAAAGCAAGAACTTACCACTGATCTAA
- a CDS encoding TetR/AcrR family transcriptional regulator, translated as MDLRIQKTYMALTSTFFELLEEKRFEDITVNELCKRAMVRRATFYKHFGDKYEFFTFFIREIQEEFDREIADSPDINTPIDFYINIVHRVMRFMKEKDKLLQSLLKSDCLPALLRILSEQVEFDILQKLKTDAENGHKLIADPEVMAHFFTGAILETLQWWLTQKKPLPQERIEEQILSMMRAVYMSVNVG; from the coding sequence ATGGACTTACGGATACAAAAAACTTATATGGCGCTGACAAGCACCTTTTTTGAGTTATTGGAAGAAAAACGATTTGAGGATATTACTGTTAACGAACTGTGTAAACGGGCAATGGTACGACGTGCCACATTTTACAAGCATTTTGGTGACAAATATGAGTTCTTCACATTTTTCATCCGGGAAATTCAGGAGGAGTTTGATCGGGAAATCGCAGACAGCCCGGATATTAACACACCCATTGACTTTTATATCAATATCGTCCACCGGGTCATGAGGTTTATGAAGGAAAAAGACAAGCTCTTACAATCCTTGCTTAAGAGCGACTGTTTACCGGCTTTGCTACGAATCCTATCGGAACAGGTGGAATTTGATATACTTCAAAAGCTTAAAACTGATGCAGAAAATGGGCATAAGCTCATTGCTGATCCGGAAGTAATGGCACATTTCTTTACCGGCGCCATACTTGAGACCTTGCAGTGGTGGCTGACGCAGAAAAAGCCACTGCCGCAAGAAAGAATAGAAGAACAGATTTTATCCATGATGAGGGCGGTCTATATGTCCGTAAATGTTGGCTGA
- a CDS encoding peptidoglycan-binding protein — MGKIETATQWMIHLANDDTHGYDQENRWGPDYDCSSAIITAWQNAGVPVKSNGAGATGTMYKPFLNCGFSDVTSKITLSSGKGLAYGDVLLRTGSSGHTAMFIGNSQIVHASKNENGTTTGGKTGDQTGKEICTRSYYNSPWTYVLRYTEGGGGTTGDSTIRSFQTWLNNNYSSGLTPDGIYGSNTKTAATKAYQKVLGVTADGIFGANSKAAVKTLKSGSTGNAVYLLQGMLYCRGFNPNGVDGTFGSGTTAAVKSFQSSKGLTADGLAGADTMYALYN, encoded by the coding sequence ATGGGAAAAATTGAAACTGCTACTCAATGGATGATTCATCTTGCTAATGATGACACACACGGATATGATCAGGAAAACAGATGGGGGCCTGACTACGATTGTTCTTCTGCTATCATCACCGCGTGGCAAAATGCAGGAGTACCTGTAAAAAGCAATGGAGCTGGGGCTACCGGTACGATGTACAAACCTTTTCTTAACTGTGGGTTTTCAGACGTTACCTCTAAAATCACACTATCTTCCGGCAAAGGATTAGCATATGGCGATGTACTCCTAAGAACTGGAAGCAGCGGACATACTGCCATGTTTATAGGAAACAGTCAAATCGTACATGCCAGCAAGAATGAAAATGGAACTACTACCGGAGGAAAAACTGGCGATCAGACGGGAAAAGAAATTTGTACCCGTTCTTACTACAACAGCCCATGGACTTATGTACTAAGATATACAGAGGGAGGCGGCGGTACAACTGGAGACAGTACCATAAGGAGTTTTCAGACGTGGCTCAATAACAACTATTCCTCTGGATTGACCCCGGATGGTATCTATGGATCAAATACCAAGACAGCGGCCACAAAAGCTTATCAAAAAGTTCTTGGCGTGACTGCTGACGGCATTTTCGGTGCAAATTCAAAGGCAGCAGTAAAAACCTTAAAATCCGGCAGTACAGGAAATGCCGTTTACCTCCTACAGGGAATGCTCTATTGCCGGGGATTTAATCCCAATGGGGTAGATGGAACCTTCGGTTCTGGAACAACAGCCGCTGTAAAGAGTTTTCAGTCAAGTAAAGGGCTTACAGCAGATGGTCTCGCAGGCGCCGATACGATGTATGCGCTTTACAATTAA
- a CDS encoding FAD-dependent oxidoreductase: MKQLQTDVIVVAAGLSGLAAGISAAENGVEVIMFEKSNTTGGAANMGMGPLGVGSPIQKEHMISLTAGEAFRKHMYYTHYRVDARLVRDYYFKSGETIEWLMDMGVEFLGVQRAFNAPEATRAYSDGEFTWHVVKPEGGGAPGPRCATAMIKKMTERAKELGIEFYMETPVSKVIMEDGKAVGVIARDRAGEEIEARAKSVILATGGFGDNPEMIREQTGYEFGKTIFNFAIPGMKGDGIKMAWEAGAGQAPCTMELMYQLPDNMNHFILDGAFRQPCLWVNRNGYRFMPEDQIANTTFTGNAISTQPGYVAYSIFDSKLLKKYKKKGPDIISHVHPHDLFDHFDDQWEKDLAAGYEPICQADTIEELAEKAGIDPEGLVKQVEEYNEMCDGGFDEIFEKNRAYMQPIEKGPFYCCRQNVGAYGTLGGVKINHKTQVLSKEAKVIPGLYCVGTDACNIFGDSYPFILSGNSMGFCLNSGRIAGENAAEEAVEY; this comes from the coding sequence ATGAAGCAGTTACAGACAGATGTTATTGTGGTTGCAGCAGGACTTTCTGGTTTGGCAGCAGGCATTTCTGCAGCTGAAAATGGGGTGGAAGTAATTATGTTTGAAAAATCCAATACAACGGGCGGCGCTGCCAATATGGGAATGGGACCTCTTGGGGTGGGGTCTCCCATACAGAAGGAGCATATGATTTCCCTGACAGCTGGCGAAGCATTCCGTAAGCACATGTATTATACCCATTACCGGGTAGATGCGCGTCTGGTCCGGGATTACTATTTCAAGTCAGGAGAGACCATTGAATGGCTCATGGACATGGGAGTCGAATTTTTGGGCGTACAAAGGGCGTTTAATGCACCGGAAGCTACTAGGGCATATTCGGATGGGGAGTTTACCTGGCATGTAGTAAAACCAGAAGGCGGTGGAGCACCCGGCCCCCGCTGTGCAACGGCTATGATAAAGAAAATGACGGAACGGGCCAAGGAGCTGGGAATTGAATTTTACATGGAGACTCCTGTTTCAAAAGTGATAATGGAAGATGGTAAGGCTGTAGGTGTCATTGCCAGAGACAGAGCTGGAGAAGAAATAGAGGCTAGGGCTAAGTCCGTGATTCTGGCAACCGGTGGGTTTGGGGATAATCCGGAAATGATTCGGGAACAGACTGGATATGAATTTGGTAAGACTATCTTTAATTTTGCCATCCCAGGCATGAAGGGAGATGGAATCAAAATGGCATGGGAAGCCGGTGCCGGACAGGCTCCCTGTACCATGGAGCTGATGTACCAGCTTCCAGATAACATGAATCATTTTATCCTGGACGGAGCATTTCGTCAGCCATGTCTCTGGGTCAATCGTAATGGATACCGCTTTATGCCGGAAGACCAGATTGCCAACACTACCTTTACAGGCAATGCCATTTCCACCCAGCCAGGGTATGTAGCGTATTCTATTTTTGACAGTAAGTTATTAAAGAAATATAAGAAAAAAGGCCCGGATATCATATCTCATGTGCATCCTCACGATTTATTTGACCACTTTGACGATCAGTGGGAAAAGGATCTGGCGGCTGGATACGAACCCATCTGCCAAGCGGATACCATAGAAGAATTGGCAGAGAAAGCCGGAATAGATCCGGAGGGGCTTGTGAAACAAGTGGAAGAGTACAATGAGATGTGCGATGGTGGATTTGATGAGATTTTTGAAAAAAACAGAGCCTATATGCAGCCCATTGAGAAGGGACCATTTTATTGCTGCCGTCAGAATGTAGGAGCTTACGGCACTTTGGGCGGAGTAAAGATTAATCATAAGACGCAGGTTTTGAGCAAAGAGGCAAAGGTCATCCCGGGACTTTATTGTGTGGGTACAGATGCGTGCAATATCTTTGGAGATAGTTACCCATTCATCCTTTCGGGAAATTCAATGGGATTTTGCTTAAACAGTGGAAGAATTGCAGGAGAAAACGCAGCAGAAGAAGCGGTCGAGTATTAA